In a single window of the Melanotaenia boesemani isolate fMelBoe1 chromosome 22, fMelBoe1.pri, whole genome shotgun sequence genome:
- the ubxn2a gene encoding UBX domain-containing protein 2A isoform X1 codes for MKEFDAVGGEKDEQWAVSEDNEEEAPMSRSFSVEDLLDEVEKICYDASGTSKVEMVVRLWKDGFTVNDGEFRSYSVPANQDFLEAIKRGELPAEWESRAEEEELEISVEDLKEENYVPKKKTFHPFSGRGYRLGSVAPRVVARSPSVHEDGESPPIPMVTLDHALPVTSLQIWLADGRRLVQRFNLSHRITDVQDFVARCQRSCPPFTLTTSLPFRELNDKELSLEEADLANAVIIQRPLNTQAPFGHS; via the exons ATGAAAGAGTTTGACGCTGTGGGGGGTGAGAAAGATGAACAGTG GGCTGTGAGTGAGGACAATGAAGAGGAGGCTCCAATGAGTCGCAGTTTTTCGGTTGAAGACCTCCTTGATGAGGTGGAGAAGATCTGTTATGATGCTTCAGGCACGTCAAAG GTGGAGATGGTGGTGAGGCTGTGGAAGGATGGCTTCACTGTAAATGATGGGGAGTTTCGCAGCTACTCTGTACCAGCAAATCAAGATTTCCTGGAGGCCATAAAGAGAGG GGAGCTtccagcagagtgggagagcagagcagaagaggaggagctggagatcAGTGTGGAGGATCTTAAGGAGGAAAATTACGTTCCCAAAAAGAAGACTTTTCATCCTTTCAGTGGTCGAGGATACCGACTTGGCAG TGTTGCTCCCAGAGTTGTGGCCAGGTCACCATCTGTGCACGAGGATGGAGAATCTCCTCCTATTCCCATGGTAACACTAGACCACGCCCTTCCTGTTACCTCCCTGCAGATCTGGTTGGCTGATGGCAGGAGACTGGTGCAGAGGTTTAACCTATCACATCG TATCACTGATGTTCAAGATTTTGTGGCACGCTGCCAGAGGAGCTGCCCACCTTTCACCCTGACGACTTCACTCCCTTTCCGAGAGCTTAACGACAAAGAATTGAGTTTAGAAGAGGCAGATTTGGCCAATGCTGTCATTATCCAGAGACCCCTGAACACACAGGCTCCTTTTGGACACTCCTGA
- the ubxn2a gene encoding UBX domain-containing protein 2A isoform X2, which yields MRWRRSVMMLQVEMVVRLWKDGFTVNDGEFRSYSVPANQDFLEAIKRGELPAEWESRAEEEELEISVEDLKEENYVPKKKTFHPFSGRGYRLGSVAPRVVARSPSVHEDGESPPIPMVTLDHALPVTSLQIWLADGRRLVQRFNLSHRITDVQDFVARCQRSCPPFTLTTSLPFRELNDKELSLEEADLANAVIIQRPLNTQAPFGHS from the exons ATGAGGTGGAGAAGATCTGTTATGATGCTTCAG GTGGAGATGGTGGTGAGGCTGTGGAAGGATGGCTTCACTGTAAATGATGGGGAGTTTCGCAGCTACTCTGTACCAGCAAATCAAGATTTCCTGGAGGCCATAAAGAGAGG GGAGCTtccagcagagtgggagagcagagcagaagaggaggagctggagatcAGTGTGGAGGATCTTAAGGAGGAAAATTACGTTCCCAAAAAGAAGACTTTTCATCCTTTCAGTGGTCGAGGATACCGACTTGGCAG TGTTGCTCCCAGAGTTGTGGCCAGGTCACCATCTGTGCACGAGGATGGAGAATCTCCTCCTATTCCCATGGTAACACTAGACCACGCCCTTCCTGTTACCTCCCTGCAGATCTGGTTGGCTGATGGCAGGAGACTGGTGCAGAGGTTTAACCTATCACATCG TATCACTGATGTTCAAGATTTTGTGGCACGCTGCCAGAGGAGCTGCCCACCTTTCACCCTGACGACTTCACTCCCTTTCCGAGAGCTTAACGACAAAGAATTGAGTTTAGAAGAGGCAGATTTGGCCAATGCTGTCATTATCCAGAGACCCCTGAACACACAGGCTCCTTTTGGACACTCCTGA